In the Kribbella sp. NBC_00482 genome, one interval contains:
- a CDS encoding ABC transporter permease, with translation MWEYLTDSFNWSGNEGIWARIVEHLWYTFAALGLSVVIGLPIGLRIGHTRRGAFLAINLGNAARALPSLGLLMIAVLLTDQIGFLPVLIALVALGIPPILASTYAGLSGVDPATIDAARGMGMTGREILTKVEIPIGLPLIISGIRSATLQIVSTATIAALVSLGGLGRYVVDGLKLRDFPQMFTGALLVALLAIVLDAVFALIGRITVSPGLKIG, from the coding sequence ATGTGGGAATACCTGACCGACTCGTTCAACTGGTCCGGCAACGAGGGGATCTGGGCGCGGATCGTCGAGCACCTCTGGTACACGTTCGCCGCGCTGGGTCTGTCCGTCGTGATCGGCCTGCCGATCGGTTTGCGGATCGGGCACACGCGGCGCGGCGCGTTCCTGGCCATCAACCTGGGCAACGCCGCGCGCGCCCTGCCGAGCCTCGGCCTGCTGATGATCGCGGTGCTGCTGACCGATCAGATCGGCTTCCTGCCGGTGCTGATCGCGCTGGTCGCGCTGGGCATCCCGCCGATCCTGGCCTCGACGTACGCCGGTCTGTCGGGTGTCGATCCGGCCACGATCGACGCCGCGCGCGGGATGGGGATGACCGGCCGCGAGATCCTCACCAAGGTGGAGATCCCGATCGGGCTGCCGCTGATCATCTCCGGCATCCGCAGCGCCACCCTGCAGATCGTGTCCACGGCGACGATCGCCGCACTGGTGTCGCTCGGCGGCCTAGGCCGCTACGTGGTCGACGGGCTGAAGCTCCGTGACTTCCCCCAGATGTTCACCGGCGCCCTGCTGGTGGCACTTCTTGCCATCGTCCTCGACGCGGTCTTCGCGCTGATCGGGCGGATCACCGTCTCGCCAGGGCTGAAAATCGGCTGA
- a CDS encoding ABC transporter substrate-binding protein, which translates to MLRSTLIRTAIAGVAVLGLAGCGGGGDQLGSDNAGDSPAPSKVTSITVGSADFSESQLLAEIYGQALATKGIEVKKKPNIGNRETYMAAIKDGSVDLVPEYTGAALAYFDKASTETDPDKAYDALKKALTPGLEVLDKSPAADEDTIVVTKATADKYSLKSLGDLKGKNLVAGGSSEFKVRSAGLKGLKEKYGVEFKEYKTLDAGGPLSIKALTDNQIQVTNLFTTQAVIKDQGLVQLDDPEKILPPNNIVPLIRTDHKSDDVVSTLNAVDAKLTTDALTDLVKRIDVGKESADAVAKDWLSKNPLS; encoded by the coding sequence GTGTTGAGATCCACACTCATCCGTACTGCGATCGCCGGCGTGGCGGTGCTCGGCCTGGCCGGCTGTGGGGGTGGGGGCGACCAGCTCGGCAGCGACAACGCGGGGGACTCGCCCGCGCCGTCCAAGGTGACCAGCATCACCGTCGGGTCCGCGGACTTCTCCGAGAGCCAGCTGCTGGCGGAGATCTACGGCCAGGCACTGGCCACCAAGGGCATCGAGGTGAAGAAGAAGCCGAACATCGGCAACCGTGAGACCTACATGGCCGCGATCAAGGACGGGTCCGTCGACCTGGTGCCGGAGTACACCGGCGCCGCGCTGGCGTACTTCGACAAGGCTTCCACCGAGACCGATCCCGACAAGGCGTACGACGCGCTGAAGAAGGCGCTGACGCCCGGGCTCGAGGTGCTGGACAAGTCGCCGGCCGCCGACGAGGACACGATCGTCGTCACCAAGGCGACCGCGGACAAGTACAGCTTGAAGTCGCTGGGCGACCTCAAGGGCAAGAACCTGGTCGCGGGCGGTAGCTCGGAGTTCAAGGTCCGGTCGGCCGGTCTGAAGGGCCTGAAGGAGAAGTACGGCGTCGAGTTCAAGGAGTACAAGACGCTGGACGCGGGCGGTCCGCTGAGCATCAAGGCGCTCACCGACAACCAGATCCAGGTGACGAACCTGTTCACCACCCAGGCGGTCATCAAGGACCAGGGCCTGGTGCAGCTCGACGACCCGGAGAAGATCCTCCCGCCGAACAACATCGTTCCGTTGATCCGGACCGACCACAAGTCCGACGACGTCGTGTCGACGCTGAACGCCGTCGACGCCAAGCTGACCACGGACGCCCTGACCGACCTGGTCAAGCGGATCGACGTCGGCAAGGAGAGCGCGGACGCGGTCGCCAAGGACTGGCTGTCGAAGAACCCCCTGTCATGA
- a CDS encoding allantoate amidohydrolase, with translation MSFESLWADESAIGRSPDTGGYTRGGWSPTERDATHWFLDQCAARNLQVESDGIGNLIAWWGASDGPGVVTGSHLDSVIDGGAFDGPLGVVSALAAVDRLRAEGFEPGVPIGIGAFVEEEGSRFGMPCLGSRVAAGVLSAEKALQLKDRAGVGLGEALEDAGLDPARLGPSPLLRRMGTFVELHVEQGRGLTAPVGVASSIWPHGRFRFTFGGEANHAGTTLMEDRHDPMLTYAMTALAANKQARLAGARATFGRLSVEPNGTNAVPSQVTAWLDARAADTATLESLLAAITKQATERAERDGTTLEVTPESVSPIVDFPAGLRDRLVNVLDGAPVLPTGAGHDAGVFSEAGIPTAMLFVRNPTGISHSPAEYAEMDDCLAGVDALAAVLKDLAR, from the coding sequence TTGAGTTTCGAATCCCTCTGGGCGGACGAGTCCGCTATCGGTCGTAGCCCCGACACCGGCGGTTACACCCGTGGCGGCTGGTCTCCCACCGAACGCGACGCGACGCACTGGTTCCTGGACCAGTGCGCCGCCCGCAACCTGCAGGTCGAGTCCGACGGCATCGGCAACCTCATCGCGTGGTGGGGTGCCTCCGACGGACCTGGTGTGGTCACCGGTAGCCATCTCGACTCCGTGATTGACGGCGGGGCGTTCGACGGCCCGCTCGGAGTGGTGTCGGCTCTGGCGGCTGTGGATCGGCTGCGGGCCGAGGGATTCGAACCAGGCGTGCCGATCGGCATCGGGGCATTCGTGGAAGAAGAAGGGTCGCGGTTCGGGATGCCCTGTCTGGGGTCCCGGGTCGCGGCCGGAGTGTTGTCTGCGGAGAAGGCTCTGCAGTTGAAGGATCGGGCCGGCGTCGGGCTGGGGGAGGCCTTGGAGGATGCGGGTCTCGACCCGGCCCGACTGGGTCCGTCACCGTTGCTGCGGCGGATGGGGACGTTCGTCGAGCTGCACGTTGAGCAGGGGCGCGGTCTGACCGCGCCGGTGGGCGTGGCCAGCTCGATCTGGCCGCACGGGCGATTCCGGTTCACGTTCGGTGGTGAGGCCAACCACGCCGGCACCACGTTGATGGAGGACCGGCACGACCCGATGCTCACGTACGCGATGACCGCCCTCGCCGCGAACAAGCAGGCCCGGCTCGCCGGTGCCCGCGCAACGTTCGGCCGGCTCTCGGTGGAGCCCAACGGAACGAACGCCGTACCGTCACAGGTCACCGCCTGGCTCGACGCCCGCGCCGCCGACACCGCCACCCTCGAATCGTTGCTGGCGGCAATCACCAAGCAGGCGACGGAACGTGCCGAGCGGGACGGTACGACGCTCGAGGTGACACCCGAGTCCGTCTCGCCGATCGTCGACTTCCCGGCCGGGCTGCGGGACCGGTTGGTGAACGTGCTCGACGGCGCGCCAGTCCTGCCGACCGGCGCCGGGCACGACGCGGGCGTGTTCTCGGAAGCAGGGATCCCGACCGCGATGCTGTTCGTCCGCAACCCGACGGGCATCTCGCATTCCCCGGCCGAGTACGCCGAGATGGACGACTGCCTGGCCGGCGTCGACGCGCTGGCCGCCGTACTCAAGGACCTCGCCAGGTGA
- a CDS encoding ABC transporter ATP-binding protein → MIEFEDVTKRYPDGTVAVDTLSLRIPSNQITVFVGPSGCGKTTSLRMINRTIERTSGTISIDGDDINGKDAVTLRRGIGYVIQNAGLFPHKTVVENVATVPKLIGWDKRKAHSTAMELLERVGLDVKLAERYPAQLSGGQQQRVGVARALAADPAIMLMDEPFSAVDPIVRHQLQEELLRLQRDIGKTIVFVTHDIDEAIKLGDNVAVLRVGGKLAQFAPPAELLANPADDFVRGFVGQDRGYRALTFVHPEELPVKPLPDELALKDGVPVGWRNGSEELLPVGAVFKRGDSLRAALDAVLTSPTGSGVCVDDDGKAVGVIDQATVAEALRS, encoded by the coding sequence ATGATCGAGTTCGAGGATGTCACCAAGCGGTATCCGGACGGCACCGTCGCCGTCGACACACTGTCCCTGCGGATCCCGAGCAACCAGATCACCGTGTTCGTCGGCCCGTCCGGCTGCGGCAAGACCACGTCGCTGCGGATGATCAACCGCACGATCGAGCGGACCAGCGGGACCATCTCGATCGACGGCGACGACATCAACGGCAAGGACGCGGTGACGCTGCGCCGCGGGATCGGGTACGTGATCCAGAACGCCGGCCTGTTCCCGCACAAGACGGTCGTGGAGAACGTCGCCACCGTGCCGAAGCTGATCGGCTGGGACAAGCGCAAGGCACACAGTACGGCGATGGAGCTGCTCGAACGCGTCGGCCTCGACGTCAAGCTGGCCGAGCGGTATCCGGCCCAGCTGTCCGGTGGCCAGCAGCAACGAGTCGGCGTCGCCCGTGCGCTGGCGGCCGATCCGGCGATCATGCTGATGGACGAGCCGTTCAGCGCGGTCGACCCGATCGTCCGCCACCAGTTGCAGGAGGAGCTGCTCCGGCTGCAGCGCGACATCGGCAAGACGATCGTGTTCGTCACTCATGACATCGACGAGGCGATCAAGCTCGGGGACAACGTCGCCGTACTGCGGGTCGGCGGCAAGCTCGCCCAGTTCGCGCCGCCGGCCGAGCTGCTCGCCAACCCGGCCGACGACTTCGTCCGCGGGTTCGTCGGGCAGGACCGGGGATACCGGGCGCTGACGTTCGTGCACCCGGAAGAGCTGCCGGTGAAGCCGTTGCCGGACGAGCTGGCGTTGAAGGACGGCGTACCGGTCGGATGGCGGAACGGGTCCGAGGAGCTGCTACCGGTCGGCGCCGTCTTCAAGCGGGGTGATTCGTTGCGCGCGGCGCTGGACGCCGTCCTCACGTCGCCGACGGGTAGCGGGGTCTGCGTGGACGACGACGGCAAGGCCGTCGGCGTCATCGACCAAGCGACGGTTGCAGAGGCGCTCCGCTCATGA
- a CDS encoding ABC transporter permease, which yields MTWIGDNLGLIWEQLREHLYLAIVPVILGLIISVPLGYVATRYSWLANPLIAFGGILYSLPSIALFIVIPAVLGTKVLSTVNIIVALTIYTVSLLIRNVIDGLRSVPPDVRQSAIAVGYGALHRVIAVDLPIAVPVIFTGLRVVTVANISMVSVGAVIGIGGLGELFTLGFQKDFLTPVVVGVVLSLALALVADLILVTLQRVLTPWARVATPVAEVA from the coding sequence ATGACCTGGATCGGCGACAACCTGGGCCTGATCTGGGAACAGTTGCGCGAGCACCTCTACCTGGCGATCGTTCCGGTCATCCTCGGGCTGATCATCTCGGTGCCGCTGGGGTACGTCGCGACGCGCTACTCCTGGTTGGCGAACCCGCTGATCGCGTTCGGCGGCATCCTGTACTCGCTGCCGTCGATCGCGTTGTTCATCGTGATCCCGGCCGTGCTCGGCACCAAGGTGCTGTCCACGGTCAACATCATCGTGGCGCTGACCATCTATACGGTGTCGCTGCTGATCCGGAACGTGATCGACGGACTCCGCTCCGTGCCCCCCGACGTCCGGCAGTCCGCGATCGCGGTCGGGTACGGCGCCTTGCACCGGGTGATCGCGGTGGATCTGCCGATCGCCGTACCGGTCATCTTCACCGGTCTGCGGGTCGTCACGGTCGCGAACATCTCGATGGTGAGCGTCGGCGCGGTGATCGGGATCGGCGGACTGGGGGAGCTGTTCACGCTGGGCTTCCAGAAGGACTTCCTCACCCCGGTCGTGGTCGGTGTGGTGCTGTCGCTGGCCCTCGCGCTGGTCGCGGACCTCATCCTGGTCACATTGCAGCGGGTCCTGACTCCCTGGGCGCGGGTCGCGACACCCGTGGCGGAGGTGGCGTGA